DNA from Thunnus maccoyii chromosome 5, fThuMac1.1, whole genome shotgun sequence:
CAGGAAGCAGAACACTGTCCACTGCCCTTTTGGACACACAATGGAAGGCACAGTGCTTGTCCAGCAGGCTTGTGGAAGCTGTGAGAGTGGCGTAGCGTTCAGGTTGTAACGCTAGCCCACAAAGAGGCCAATTGTTAGAAGCCACTGAGGTGATTTTATCTCCCCACTCAGGGAGACAGACCTTGCCCGCTAATTCCAATGTGTGCTAATCCAGGCCAGTATTGGAGCTGGTCGCTCAAAGCTGCCTCTAACGTGGAGGGAAATTTACCACTAGAGGCACTGCTTCTGCTTTTGTGCCTTCATGCCCAACACCTGTCCTCTCCCCTATctcaatatataaatattgtatgGCAGGCACGCCAATGTTTCCCTCAACTGAGAAAACAGGTTGCCATTTGTCTCCTGGCAAGTTATAAATTCCTTAACACTCTGTCAGACAAACTGTTGAGAGATGgatgtttttggacaacaatagaggTCTTACGGTACAGAGGAATTAGCTGTATCAGGCTATGTCCCTACACAGGCAATAATTGTTCAGtcaattgttggttttggtcttttcattggatttttTAACACTACGTAAAAATATAGAGTATCACTAGATTTAAAcctttcctttttaaaatcaaatgtataACTTCTCCTGTATGAGAATAATCTAGAGATCCGCAGATGATGTTTTGATCTAAAACTAATACTCTCGGTTAAGTAGGTCTTCATTATTTCAAAGTACACAACTGATCCATTCTCAACTATCTGGTGCTCTTCACTCACATGAGCCTGGACTTGATCCAGACGGGATGTTATGCGGATCAGATGCGTATGGCAGTAATGACGGTCATTAACCTCAAACACCTGGAGATCAGCAGAGCCGAGGCTCTGTCGCTGCCCCGCTATAAGCTGCTGCACAGTGAGGTGTATTGTTCTCAAGGGAATGTGATGATAGCTAGACAGGCAGCAGACATACGACTACATATGGAGAAATACTATCTCTGTGAGAGGAGCATCAAAGAAGGGGTGAGGGGTGACCAAGGACCCCCATATTTTACATCTGTTTCTATAATATGTTCCAAAGTAGAGTACTAACCTGAACCTTGAAACagtcatatttaatatttctttccacactgcaaaaaaactTAACTTGTTTCACATTTAGAGCTATTTTTTTTAGGtcagtgtaaaaataatgattatttgttgtttgtaaaGGTcacaaatgttctttttttttctaatttttcagAAAACGGAGGCTTGGGAGGCTGAGAAGACTGTGGCAGACATGGAAGAGTACAGCTGGGAGGGCAGCCCATCCCAAAAAAATATCTTGGACACACTAGTGCGCATGAAGGTGGCAGGGGAGGAGGAAGGCGAGGAAGTACGAGAGCAGCTTCTCGGAAGAAGAGAGGTGCAGGAGTATAAGGACTCTGTCACGAGGCTGAAGAACGAAGGAGAGAGCGAGAGCACCATGCTCCAGTACAAAGAGGCTGTCAAGAAGGTTTTCAACCTGTAATGTATTTACACGAAGACAATGACCAAGAGCAGCAAGGATTAGACCTGTGATTGGGTCAAAggacattaaaacattttcgAATACTTGTAAAAATACTTGTCACATCTTCAACTATAGTATCAATAACATATAGCTGATTGTAGATAAATACTGTTCAGATTCACATCAGGATATAAAACCTCCAGAGTTCCAtctaatgtatttatttaccaaAGTTGATTTACTGTCATTGTTATTTCAGGTGTATGATGATGtctttaatacaaaaataaaaacctgatgTGTGCTATTGTGAATGAGTTTTTGTCTTTGAATTTCTCTTGCTCATTGGGTAAAGTATTTATGTAATAAAAGCCTCATTTAATCAGTTCACCAACTTAAGCTTCCAACCCACTTTTGTCACTATCAGGGTGAGGAGAGACGCCCCAGTAGAAAAGATACATTCAGGAGCAGGCTGTTGAAAAGTACCTCACCCTTCTGAAAGAGTTTTGGTCTGTGGTGCACTTTTAGATCAGCAGAAACCCACTGCACTGGAGGGTTAACCACAAGGCAGAAGATAGTTCATCAAGCCCTACTAAGGATAATACATTGTTGATGATCTGAGCAACCCTTGAATGGTAGATTTTTTTTGGTTGGAAGCCGCTATTAAGTCCCACTTAAAACCTGCATAAACAACTGGCCAGTCCTTGAGGTTTGGCATCAACATCAGTTTAAACTCATTGAAGTACATCAAAATATAGGTCAGCCAAATGGACATATCGTCTTTCTAATTGCCGTTATCAAATGCACTGGTGGAATTCGAGACTTCTGTTGAaaatgtgtgcaaaaaaaaaagtgaaccaAAGCAATGGCAGcaactgtatgttttttggCAACATCATCTAAATCATGTACTACCTCTGACCAGtcagtttgaatattttacagCATCAATGCATCATTTGACATGACCTACATTTTCATCCCTTCCTGCTTAAAATAATAGCAAAATTCTTGCTATTAAAATATTCCATTATAGAAAAACAGATCAAAAACTAGTAAAAATTTTAACATCTCAAATGTCTCTTCATCCTGGattccatttttaaaatagactaaatgtcagtttcagctttttttttttttttttggccccACTTTCAGGAGCTCTCTCTGACCAGGACATACTTTATCAGACGCATGGAGCCTCTTTTCCCTCTCCATGACGTATGGTAGCGTcccatcctcttcctctgacCCCTCCAGCTCACAACCAGCAggatggagcagcagcagctcagcaacACTGTGATACAGATGGCCACTGCAACCAGCAGGGTGTGAGCGGCTACATGCCACTCTGGTCCCAAATCTCCTACGGTGTCCTCTCCGCTGGCACCCTGATCTCCCTCACTGCCTGCAGTGTGGTTCCTCCCCAGAGTGCCCTTGGTGTCATTGGGGTATTGCTTGCTGCTCTCTATGTCGCCCATAAGTGCTGTGGACGTTGGAGGGCTGGTGGCTGACTGAGAAAAGGTGGTGGTGTATTGATAGGTAGAGGTGGATGTGGAGGGCTGTGTAGTTGTGATAGCCTCCAGAGTGGAAGTGGAGGGGGAGGCAGGAGCGGTTTGGGCATTGTAAGGGTCGAGGGTGGTGGCTGTGGTGGGAGGTAGAGTAAAGCTGGGTGTGGGAGAAGTGCTCTGGGTTGTTGTTTGTGCATGACTCCACAGGGCTGCTGGAGGAGCCGCTGGTGTGGAAGACAAGGCGGTTGTAGTTGTGGAAACTGTTGAAGGCTGACTGGTGCTCTGCGGTGCAGAGGTGGTGAGCACTGCTGTGGTGGAGGGTTTAACTGTGGGTGCTGAAGTCAGAGGTGAGGGTGGAGGCGGGTGAATGAACTGGCGCTTGTCTGAGGACAGTGGCTCTGAAGCGTTGACTCGGCCGTAGTGGTGGGGTAACACGCGCACATTGGATGTGAAGTATTTTCCAAACACCAACAGGTCAGGATCCACACCTGGGACATGAAGTGATTCATGGTTCAGTCTCctatatgctttttttttttttttacatgctgcATTATTAAAAGTTGGTCTTAATATTTTGATTATGTGTAATTAGTGAATTTCTACTTTTCTAAAAATgggaaaaatacataaattagcGCATTGACCCAAATAAAAGATGTTGTGTTATtctgtaaattacattttaaaaagtggggCTTGACTTTTATACAATTTAGAACTTTTTGTGTGGTATTGAAATAGTGTCTTCTCCAGTCTTTcctgacattgttttttttactgggTTTTTAAAAGTTGGCCTCAATATTGTCAGTgaatttctattttaaaaaaaacacacaaaaaacattatgaatgaattcaaatgtaaaaagttctATAGcttccatcaccatcatcattgTTACTGTTATAATAGTTGTAGTAGCAATATAACATTAGCAGCCTATGTTTGTAGTTCTTCTTGAGACTGTAATAGGCCTTGTTGAGGCTTTAGTTGATATGCATATGTGTTTATGCAGACTGCATTCCTAATAATACAATTTGATTATCGATTAGAGATTATATTACTTACCTTTTGTGATATTATAGAGGACAACGTTGCCTCTCTGGCTGAGAATACAGCTCTCCAGTGTGGGACAGTGCAGGTGGAAGCAGTTTTCTTGAGTTGTATCATAGTGAAATATGGCCAGATTACAAGAAACTATAAGAAGAGGAAAGACGATAAATCAGGGTGAGATGCACGTATAGAGgataaaacaaagagaaagcagCTAAATACACGGTTCAATTTGTGTGTCTATTAGGTTGATTGAGAAACATTACTCACAATTTCTCGTAAGGCAGCAGGTCCTGCTGCATTTCAGCGCGGTCTCCTCTTGGTAATACTTCAAAAGCTGCGCTCCTCTCCTCTGAGACTCCTCAATGTCGATGAAAATACCCGGGAAGCGTCGTATCCAGCAGTTTTTATAATAAGATGTCGGTGAGCACCTCGATTCAGTGTGGCCCACAAGACTCAAAACCGTCAGCAAACCCCATGTGACATTCATGGCGCGTAATGTGAATCAGACCATGTTAAATTACAATGTGGGCAAAGCATGGACATATCTGACGAACTCTGTAAGGTTGATTACTTGGAGTTGACAGGCATGAAGTGGAGTCAGTGGCCTGGTTTTACTGGTGCCAGTCCCTCTCCAGGTGTGTCACAGCTACGCACCTGCAGGAGGTGGAGACCCAGCCGTGCGTAATGTGTCCAGGCTGTGCCACAGTGCAAACTTTCAGCCTTGTAGACACTGATTTTGCACTATTAGAGGCTACGAAAAAGTGGCCTCAACTGCTTATTCTAATGATAAATATCTAATGAAATAACCCATATGATTAATAACTTCTACAAAGCTATACAAGTCAATGTAAGAATATTATTTGACTATTTTCGTGATGCCAaatcagtaaaacaaaatatactgtataaatttaCCATTGCTTACCACAGACTCCTGAAACAGGAGGtggacacaaaaacagcaacacctTAAAATTTGCAGTATAATATAACCCAATTCGACAACCCAATAAGAAATACTTATTTTTGTCGATGTAAGAGGATTTGCCTCAACTCTGGCAATTTTTGAGGTTTGTTGTTTACATTACAAAGTGGTGTTCctcttattttgtccaccctgtGTCTATGGGAGGATTGTAGGCATCATGAGGGGATTTTTTGAGTGAAAGAGAAACCAGTTTTGTTCTTTAACCTTCAGTCTTACTAAAACCATAAATCATAAACAGCAATCGGAAGTTCACTGTTTTTCCCTACAGGTCATGACCTTAAATTCAAATCTCCACACTACATGTAATACTTCCACACAGGTATGAAATCTTTACACTGAGTTTTAGCAGGAATCTCTGTGGATAAAACACAAGCTGTCTGTTTCCAGTGAGGTCAGACATCTGAGAGTGGATTGCCATAATTGTAGCAACCTGCCTGAATTCTTTCAAATGGGATTACCAGAATAAGCCTTTTGCTCCCTGCTTTTGGAGCTGCTACACCTGTTGGGCTGTTTCTCTAACCCTTTGTGAACTTGTTTCTCTATTACAGTGCCACATTGTCAGTTTACACCTGGGAGTTGAAAGTAACTTTTTGGATAAAGAGTTTATGGAGTGCAGGGCTTAAAGCCTACAGTTTAAGGGTAAATCATCCTGTAGAAATGGTTTGAATTGAATGAACCATTTGTGTAATGTACCATTACGCAAATGCAAAAACCCATATtctccatttttattaaaagaGAGGTTATACTTATACTTATCCTGTTATACTAATAATAGAAGACTGAAGTGGGTATAATGAGTGAGAAAGCTGCAAATTCAGTAAAGTGTCTGTCCTATGCCCCATTTATTCCTTCATAGCAGTGAGCACTTCAAAACTCATTCTATGGCCAGAGGAGGAATTATATGGGAATTGGCACCAACAGCTACTGGTCTCCAAGCTCCAAAATGTAGTTTTGGTGTTCGGTAATTACCAGCTCAGTCTTTGAGCTTCACTCAAACTGTGTAAATTGCAAAGTACGTAGTAGATGGGAAAAGTGTAATGATGTCTTAACACCACTAGATGGCAATGGTTACTTCCATTGAACAATAGTTTTGTCCCAATTCTAtactaatatacagtatgtactgtacttttttaaattcaagGTATCAGTGTACTTTTGCtctaacattaaaataatacaaaacgTGCAGAGACGTCAGTCAAACTGCAACTTTGGTATGACACTGCCAattaagagaaagagaaagctaAATGTTTTACTAATATTAATTTAGTGCTGAAattgtttattgtttctttGGATCCCCATTAATTGTTACCAAGACAACAGCTATTCTTCCTGGGGTCTATTGCGTGAATGATTAGCTGATTCATTGATAAGTAGGTTGACCCCTGACAATTTTCATAATCAGATAATAATCTTAGTCATGTgttaagcaaaaatgtaaaaaaacaaaaaaacatttgctgtatccagcttctcaaatgtgaggattttacacttttttatatcattgtaaaatACTTTTAGTTTACAATGATGAAAACTAAacctttagtttagttttagacTGTTAGACAATACAAGCAATCTGAAGACAccaccttgggctctgggaacttgcaattgacatttttcactattttctgacattttacagtctgAAAAATTGATTAACCAAGAACagtaatcaacagattaatcaatagtgaaaataattgttcGTTCCAACCCTGGATGAAATACTTACTTTATGTTGTTTGAGGTCTTTGTGGAGCTGTGGTGCCACCAGCTGCAATCTGCTCAAATTTTTTGCAGCTGTGAGCTGCTCCTCCATTTCTTTTGTGCTTTGCATTGTGTGACAGTAGTCAATCAACGGCATACTCAGAAATCAAGCAGATTTAGTATGCATCCAAATATCTTTGCcatgtttacttttttcacCTTGTGTGAAGCACAACATACTCAAAACCTGTTTATGTAGTATATAATTAAGACAGAGCTAACATGATCCAATTGTTCTAACTGTTAGCAAATATTAAAACTAGTGCAAAAAATAATAGTCTGCATACTGCATTTCTAACTGATATGCATGTGCCTCTTTATGTATTTGTCATCTATCATCTCAGAGGTATTTTgtattataaaaacatgttttaaaatgcattaaatgtaTGTAGTCATGATTATTAAATAACCTGTAATCTCAGTGATGTAACCTGGACATTGCCAAAATGTTTGTAATTATGAAGATACATGCAAGCTTTGTTCTGAGATACATACAGATGTGTGTTGTATATGTATAGAGTATAAAACCCTGCATATTTGATAATATATATTTACCCCACATGTCGCAGCAACTGGCAACACATTTCACAGAATGTAAAAACCCAGCAACAGAGAGGAGTTTTGTAAGAAACACTTGTATTTTCATCTGACACGTCAGGGCAAGTTACACTTACAGACGACCTCTGTAATCAGCTTACAGATCCAAATCTGGTTCAAGTTAGCAGTGTTATTATGTGCCTTTTGGTGTAGTCAGATCATTTGCAATCAAAAACAGTAAGACAATACAagaaacatttaacattaaacaTCAAACAAAGTGAATACAATAGctcttttaaatcattttagcCTCTTATTTTCATAACTGTTTAGAGGAGATGGATGTGGTTCTGTACATAATTACTCAAATGCtcaaataacacaaaaagaTTGGCACCAAAAACAGTGATATTTTATGGATGTGCAAAAGAGGGATTCTCAGCCtactttcaattttttttttccaattgttattcatatttaagtCACTAGGTGGCACCCTGAGTCAGCCAAACTCCTCTGTAGCAAACATCCcctgcacatgcatgtgtgtataagAATCTAAATCAAAAACAAGCACTAgtaaaatgagatgaaaaacaccaccaatgacaactttctcatgCAGGTCTTGTTGGCTAGGTTTGGCTCCTTTGGTATAGAGACCACAGTGTATCATggtcctcttcttttttttcaccacttttcACACAAAGCCTGTTTCAGCTTCCACAGTCCTAAATCCACCTCTCCCTCAGCAGTAGTAGTGTTCCTGGGCACGCTGACAAAGCCAGTGTTTCTCTGGGTTCCTGACCGAGTTGTATGGTTTCAGCTTTAAGCTTACGGAGGAAGTAGTCCATTGTTTAGTGTTGCTGCTCACTGAGGTGCTACAATAGGTCTAGAGCAGGTAAGTTCCAACTGTGTGACTGTGTCAGTCTTTGACTAGCCTGTAGATGTGATGCTGTGCGCCATGCTCACTGGTGGACACCTCAAAGACGTAGGCTATGCACAGCAGGGTCTCCAGTGTGTCCCTATTAGTCACCACCTGTAGACAAGCACAGACAGTCCTGTTCAGTCAGGCTGTGGAGGATAAAAGCTACCGAACAGAATCTACCCACACTGTTGTTACAGAAATACTGCTATTgatatcaaatatcaatatcaaatgTTAATTGTTTCACTGATCTGTGTATGCTTTTTAAAGTGGAACAGCATCTGACAACTTTAAGACTGAAATTCATACAAATCAGTTCCTAGTGGGTTTGTGGCATAAATTGGTACTTTAAGATGagaataaatgtacaaaaaaccCTAAACAATCTAACATGAACATAATGAGTAGAGAAAAAATGAGAGCAGTTTTCTAGTTAGTTCTTCTCTAGGAGCAAGTGTCCTCCATTACATACTGTAAACTGTGGATGACACGACTGACCAGCATTTGGTagttaataacattttaatattagcCCATCATAATGGATTTAATCAAGGTCATTTCAATTATTTGAAAATGGGGTCAAAGGGTCACActagagatttttaaaaatgcacagtGTTTCGTTAATAAATATAGTTGGATCTTGTACACATCCcctgtttgtggttttgtttagcGCAGTATGAAGCCAGGTTTTCAATGCAGTGCAGAGGCACCATGTGTTATGTGTATTGTattcaaatgtaaaacacaaacaatatcaATCAAAAATAGTATGTTAGTTTCAATAAAATCTAATGACAGCAGCATATGGTTGCATATTCCTCTCTCAACCATAAAGCAGTTACTTCACCCCTTTGTATTTAGTCATCTGATATagctattttatatacagtgccagtcaaaagtCCAAACTTTTGAAAAGTATAAGTAAATTGACATCTCTCTCTGGTCAAAGTATACTTTCTGTTACTCTATATGCAAGCTTTATTTTTATctaaaaacacagcaggagGATTGTGTTGAGGCAACAAGCACAGAACAAGCACACAAGTTCATCAATTCATTATGCCCAATTGCGCTGCATTGAATACAGCACTTGTTACAAGAGGCTTATCGATCCATTGTGCTCAGCCTTGTAATGTGGAATCTGTGTCTGCATGTATCtgttgtctatgtgtgtgtgtgtctatgtgtgtgtgtgcatgcacatctGTCTATGAGCTGTTCATGGTTAATATGAGCTAAATCAGCCCATTGAGAAACCTAATGACATGCTGCCATGTAGTCGTCAGTGTGGGTTCAATATGGTCATTGTCCCTTGGCCAGTAGGAATGCAGCCGCCAATGGAAAGGACACCAATGCCTTTGAACCCTGGTGTTGAGGACCACTTTGTTACTATGGTGATACACTCCGCTCTATTCACTTCCCTCTCTACGTCCGCTCTCTGAGGAGCACACCGGCTCATTCAGAAAAGTACAACTTACAGCGGAAAGGACtaaatgttttaactttacAAGAAAGCATGAAAAATTGCAGCTTATAGACGGTGAAAAATTGCTACCAGCTGTTAATGGTCTGTCACGGTTACCCATAGGAAGTAACAAGCAAAGAGTTGCAGCACAACCGTATTCATTCAGTTTTCCTGTTTCACATCCTTACAACAGCACGAAGTGCTTTGAAATGGAAAGAAAGTATCTGCATGCATACTGAAGGTTTGCATGGCCCTGTGCTTTATTGAATCAGAATGGCATGAATGGAACTACATGAATAATGAAAGACAATGAGAGTGTGTCCGTGCATGAATGTGCTGCAGATAATGACTAATATCTAAATTCATCGACTCAGGATACGCTGTTTATGCCTCTTTATAAAGAGGTATAAATGAATTTAACAGAATTTTCTGTGCAGAGCTGTGGCAACAGAGCTAATATAGCCTGCTAAAACCAACAGAGAGTGGGATAGTGGGATAGAAGTGGTGACAttaattaaaggataaggctggcgattttctttttttttttttattgtcagcaaaatctcatgtgcagagccaaaccaacaatgatctgatcctacttacaagtattgtgtgcgaatccaaagtctgatatatcggTCCTCtttgctgtagacctctgttgttgtcgaaaaactattaaaaacacatcaatgagccacactgctgcactggatgacacGTTCCTTCGCCCCAAAGGCAAATGCTAccgtagtttgtttagaaacggctccaaagagtaataaGAGCAATAACAATTTCACTCTCAGGAGAGAAGTTGCTTGTACGGCAGATGCCACTGTACATGCATGGGAACGTGGTTTCCGTTTCTCAGAGAACTTCAGTCACAAAgtcaatagtttttggacaacaacagaggtgtGCAGCATAGatgaatacaatatatcaggctttggctacacacaaaatacttgaaagtaggatcagttcattgttggtttggctctgcacatgagatttgttgacaataagaaaaatacagaaaattgccggcattatcctttaattttattatgcTGGCATATCACATTAAGGTTTCTAAAATAATTTGTGCTTGTCATTTCcacttgtttccagtcttttgCTAAGCTAAACTGACTAGctgctggctctagcttcatatttagcgtacagacatgagagtgggaTCGATCTTCCTGTCTAACTCTCACCAAGAAAGCATATcccaaaactattcctttaatgttaaACAGAATACCTGAAGTAATACCAGAAAAGTAGCATGCatgactgaaaacactgaaatctcCAGACTCTACACGTGCTGTATATCCCTGATCCCCATGTGTACCTGTAGGATAGTGAAGTTCTCCAGTACGCTGTTCATCATGTACTTCTCCGGCAGGTGTTTTAGCTTGTGGATGAAGTTGATCATGTATTCACATAAAGGGGAACGGTGGATCCGAAATACGTAGCGCCCGTTCTCAAAGCGTGCATACTCCGTCTAGGAAAACAGATACAATACACTATGAAAGTGTGCAGTCCAATATATCAGAACATATAGCATGTGGAAAGAgaatttaaaacacattaaaggatgaaatgtgaaatctattgtaaaaaaaaatagggatACATATTCCACTGAAACTCAATTGGACACATTGGATATGAACATCTATGTGATAAGCTGTAATATGTGTAATATAATATACCTAATGCAGCATATGGCATGCCAGATATGACAATAAACATATTTCTCGTGACAACCATAATCAAATGATGAGGCCATTAAATATCATCATGTGGCCTACTGAGGCAGATGGTTCTACCtagggatgtgtgtgtatgtgtttatattgtACAATCCATCAGCAGCGGGTGGGGGCAGGGCCACTATTGTGTCTATTTAACGGGAAGCAGAAAAGTTAGTCATGCCGGGGACATTTGTGAATCATATCAGTTTCTTGACCACAGATCAGTGGTAATTGACTGGAATCCATCTCGGCCAGTAACAGTTATTCACTCCTCAGGGTGATAATGGTGGTTTCTGACGTGGTCATGACCTCTTAATGTTGAAATATCACTCATCTATTGAGCAATCGGTGAAGCAATCTTCTTAAATTTTAGCCACATATAAAGTATAGGCTACTGTTGAGAACTGTGGGAACTCTGCTATCCACAAACACTGGGTTTTTCCACAAAGTGTGAAGCAAGCAAggtacattttttattttcaaataaacaaactgaaactaagaTGAAAGCTATTTACTGCATTTATGGGCAAATAACACATCATGATGAGACTGGTCAATGTACCTTCCATAATAATGGTTGTCtaacaaagtaataaaaaatgttgtgttCATTTCTTTCTTAATAATGGCTTAATTCTCCTGAAAATTTAAGACCTGAAACCAAAAATCAATTCTTATGTCATAAGCACAGTCTCTTATGGTCTTAGCTTTGATTGTTTAAcatatttttagaaaaatattaCGGTTTCACATTTCCATCTGTAAAGAAAAGatcaattaaatattt
Protein-coding regions in this window:
- the LOC121897310 gene encoding MANSC domain-containing protein 4-like, giving the protein MNVTWGLLTVLSLVGHTESRCSPTSYYKNCWIRRFPGIFIDIEESQRRGAQLLKYYQEETALKCSRTCCLTRNFSCNLAIFHYDTTQENCFHLHCPTLESCILSQRGNVVLYNITKGVDPDLLVFGKYFTSNVRVLPHHYGRVNASEPLSSDKRQFIHPPPPSPLTSAPTVKPSTTAVLTTSAPQSTSQPSTVSTTTTALSSTPAAPPAALWSHAQTTTQSTSPTPSFTLPPTTATTLDPYNAQTAPASPSTSTLEAITTTQPSTSTSTYQYTTTFSQSATSPPTSTALMGDIESSKQYPNDTKGTLGRNHTAGSEGDQGASGEDTVGDLGPEWHVAAHTLLVAVAICITVLLSCCCSILLVVSWRGQRKRMGRYHTSWRGKRGSMRLIKYVLVRESS